From Streptomonospora salina, the proteins below share one genomic window:
- a CDS encoding ParB N-terminal domain-containing protein, translated as MTQSEDEGLAALLQSPRLRQRRFDTIPLRGPGAASTDVQGRQPGDSTTPTELSDLISSIGTVGVLQPVLAEEIQQNDSAPPRLLLVTGERRLRACRWGASHLPDNPHFASLPAIVCPGPLSTEERRTWQIVENLAREPLRPGEQAAALLLHRCAILTGKLLRSGKPIPPDAAAIEDPVERWEALERIRAGDPACAAPWPEVLRRLGLQLSERKARQLVSAFRALPRHVSEEMDEAQVRLHTRIRMGRLMAGRAEAAEGIWAAVAARGQTRLLPAAVQAAIDDPDSSADEALQHAEQQRDEADAARAEALSKDDSGLAPEVADALHSPQPEPPTDEKERGSEEASDDHGDDAPHSPAARESDEDDPPQAERQEDSAAARCLAGLRHLVSDLRVGRRPDRYTAGSLRLLIDEIRPLLDTEGTE; from the coding sequence ATGACGCAATCAGAAGACGAGGGGCTGGCCGCGCTATTGCAGTCTCCCCGCCTGCGGCAGCGGCGGTTCGACACCATCCCGCTGCGTGGGCCCGGGGCCGCCTCCACCGACGTCCAAGGCCGTCAGCCCGGCGACTCCACCACTCCCACCGAGCTGTCGGACCTCATCAGCTCGATCGGCACCGTCGGTGTGCTGCAACCTGTCCTCGCCGAGGAGATCCAGCAGAACGACAGTGCCCCTCCTCGGTTGCTGCTGGTCACTGGTGAGCGGCGCTTGCGCGCGTGCCGGTGGGGAGCTTCCCACCTGCCCGACAATCCGCATTTCGCGTCGCTGCCCGCCATCGTCTGTCCCGGGCCGCTCAGCACCGAAGAGCGGCGCACGTGGCAGATCGTGGAGAACCTCGCCCGCGAGCCCCTGCGTCCGGGGGAACAGGCAGCCGCGCTCCTGCTGCACCGCTGCGCCATCCTGACCGGCAAGCTCCTCCGATCCGGAAAGCCCATCCCTCCAGACGCCGCAGCGATCGAGGATCCTGTCGAGCGCTGGGAAGCACTGGAGCGCATCCGCGCCGGCGACCCGGCGTGTGCGGCACCGTGGCCGGAGGTGCTGCGCCGACTCGGCCTGCAACTGTCCGAGCGCAAGGCCCGCCAGCTCGTCTCGGCATTCCGCGCCCTGCCGCGCCACGTCTCCGAAGAGATGGATGAGGCGCAGGTCCGCCTGCACACCCGCATCCGGATGGGGCGGCTCATGGCAGGCCGGGCGGAGGCCGCCGAGGGCATCTGGGCCGCGGTGGCCGCACGCGGGCAGACGCGGCTCCTGCCGGCGGCGGTGCAGGCCGCCATCGACGATCCCGACTCCTCCGCCGATGAGGCGTTGCAGCACGCCGAGCAGCAGCGGGACGAGGCCGACGCCGCCCGTGCCGAGGCCTTGTCCAAGGACGATTCCGGGCTCGCCCCCGAAGTAGCCGATGCGCTGCACTCTCCACAACCGGAGCCCCCGACCGATGAAAAAGAGCGTGGCTCCGAAGAGGCGAGCGACGACCACGGCGACGACGCTCCTCACTCCCCCGCCGCTAGAGAAAGCGACGAGGACGATCCTCCACAGGCCGAACGCCAGGAGGACTCGGCCGCGGCGCGCTGCCTGGCCGGGCTGCGGCACCTGGTGTCCGACCTCCGTGTCGGGCGGCGGCCCGACCGTTACACAGCCGGCTCCCTGCGCCTGCTCATCGACGAGATCCGCCCCCTGCTCGACACCGAGGGAACCGAATGA
- a CDS encoding DUF4417 domain-containing protein: MADVGGTLAFDDVDIACELPRGLPSYIPQTDGTGIPDLDDHLDWPAYAVGLRRVFSPRTFELFPRWRDASAHDLLGLKPGQLAVLSGYGEDPLVEAFWTRRRRDALVERIAAQGWDLVLACNYSVYGNWPRAEHLINMRRSLLLAQEFAEAGIAVVPNLYWFRLEDLLRWGEWIEQAEPPAIAINAQTMRTAADWDSWLLPGLHWLAATIPTDLPVFMTGLSRPDRIGVATDLFGPRLVLLNTTAQSYALHGEVMGAQGRRRVHAKTADAFRSTVGYYASLLVSGSLHDR; the protein is encoded by the coding sequence ATGGCCGACGTCGGCGGCACGCTGGCCTTCGACGACGTCGACATCGCCTGCGAACTCCCCCGCGGGCTGCCCAGCTACATTCCCCAGACCGACGGCACCGGCATCCCCGATCTGGACGACCACCTGGACTGGCCCGCCTACGCCGTCGGACTACGCCGCGTCTTCTCCCCGCGCACGTTCGAACTCTTTCCCCGCTGGCGCGACGCGTCGGCCCACGACCTCCTCGGCCTCAAGCCGGGCCAGCTCGCGGTGCTCAGCGGCTACGGCGAAGACCCGCTGGTGGAAGCGTTCTGGACCCGCCGGCGCCGTGACGCCCTAGTTGAACGCATCGCCGCCCAAGGCTGGGACCTGGTGTTGGCCTGCAACTACTCCGTCTACGGCAACTGGCCGCGGGCCGAGCACCTGATCAACATGCGCCGCTCACTCCTGCTGGCCCAGGAGTTCGCCGAAGCCGGAATCGCCGTCGTCCCCAACCTCTACTGGTTTCGCCTAGAGGACCTTCTGCGGTGGGGCGAGTGGATCGAGCAAGCCGAACCGCCGGCGATCGCGATCAACGCTCAGACCATGCGCACCGCCGCCGACTGGGACAGCTGGCTGCTTCCCGGACTGCACTGGCTCGCCGCCACCATTCCCACGGACCTTCCGGTGTTCATGACCGGTTTGTCGCGGCCGGATCGCATCGGCGTCGCCACGGATCTGTTCGGCCCGCGCCTGGTCCTGCTCAACACCACTGCCCAGTCCTACGCCCTGCACGGCGAGGTCATGGGGGCGCAGGGGCGGCGCCGGGTCCACGCCAAGACCGCTGACGCTTTCCGCTCCACCGTCGGCTACTACGCCTCCCTGCTCGTCTCCGGGAGTCTTCATGACCGCTGA
- a CDS encoding replication-relaxation family protein, whose product MLSPSAAHILHLLHHHRLLTTAQVHTMATPNATTSRFALRMLHTLREEALVESVGRRGTRTPALWFATPDGAYVVEAGLTVPGRPYRMDARKATGPLMPHTLAVVDTGLAFLRHARQRGDEFDVCDWSPEIAHRYRSGGGFDDSHVIADALLNYLLVEGRRRAQMQFFIEVDRATMSLPRLAAKLVNYARYYDYVPESPPAPGGRRIGRRQPAWKSRYNRFPRLLVVFTGANPTRLENRMLDLAARLQEAPYLAAERAQFQVGGVLLDQLVEHGPTAPIFRSLLAPQEGLADFTLRTVATANQSGTI is encoded by the coding sequence GTGCTGAGCCCCTCCGCAGCCCACATCCTGCACCTCCTGCACCACCATCGCCTGCTGACTACCGCGCAGGTCCACACGATGGCGACTCCCAACGCGACGACCTCGCGCTTCGCCCTGCGCATGCTGCACACCCTGCGCGAGGAAGCACTGGTGGAATCTGTCGGTCGCCGCGGCACACGTACGCCGGCCTTGTGGTTCGCTACCCCCGACGGGGCCTACGTCGTCGAGGCGGGCCTTACCGTTCCAGGTCGGCCCTATCGGATGGACGCACGGAAGGCCACCGGACCGCTCATGCCGCACACCCTCGCCGTCGTCGACACCGGCCTGGCCTTCCTGCGCCATGCGCGGCAGCGCGGCGACGAGTTCGATGTGTGCGACTGGTCGCCCGAGATCGCCCACCGCTACCGCAGCGGAGGCGGATTCGACGACAGCCACGTCATCGCCGACGCCCTGCTCAACTACCTGCTGGTGGAGGGCCGGCGCCGGGCGCAGATGCAGTTCTTCATCGAAGTGGACCGGGCGACGATGTCGTTGCCCCGACTTGCGGCCAAGCTGGTCAACTACGCCCGCTACTACGACTACGTGCCGGAGTCGCCTCCCGCTCCGGGCGGACGCCGCATCGGACGGCGACAGCCCGCCTGGAAGTCCCGCTACAACCGGTTCCCCCGATTGCTGGTCGTGTTCACGGGAGCCAACCCGACACGGTTGGAGAACCGGATGCTGGATCTGGCCGCCCGCCTGCAAGAAGCGCCCTACCTGGCCGCTGAGCGTGCCCAGTTCCAAGTGGGAGGGGTGCTGTTGGATCAACTGGTCGAGCACGGCCCTACCGCGCCGATCTTCCGGTCGCTGCTCGCCCCGCAGGAAGGACTGGCCGACTTCACGCTGCGGACCGTCGCCACCGCGAATCAGTCTGGGACGATATAG